One genomic window of Quercus robur chromosome 6, dhQueRobu3.1, whole genome shotgun sequence includes the following:
- the LOC126688666 gene encoding early nodulin-75-like, with translation MTTSKYFLVLLLGVVLLSTASMADHHESPKYERKPPKGEKPPPKHKPPTPLDREEKPFPEHKPPSRGNEPPKGRGEKPPPHDHHPGHLLLESSSIDGKPPPKGAKPPPKHKPPTPVEDGERKPFPEHKPPKGKGEKPPPKHKPPTPLEDGERKPFPEHKPPKGKGEKPPHKPPTAN, from the coding sequence ATGACTACCAGCAAATACTTTCTAGTGTTGCTCCTTGGAGTGGTGCTTCTAAGCACTGCCTCAATGGCTGATCACCATGAGTCTCCCAAATATGAGCGCAAACCTCCTAAGGGAGAAAAGCCACCCCCAAAACACAAGCCACCAACTCCACTCGATAGGGAAGAGAAGCCATTCCCAGAACACAAACCACCAAGCCGAGGTAATGAACCTCCAAAGGGTAGGGGAGAGAAGCCACCACCACATGATCATCACCCTGGACACCTTCTATTGGAGTCTTCTTCCATTGATGGCAAACCTCCTCCCAAGGGAGCAAAGCCACCACCAAAACATAAGCCACCAACCCCAGTTGAAGACGGAGAGAGAAAACCATTCCCAGAACACAAGCCACCAAAGGGTAAAGGAGAGAAGCCGCCACCAAAGCACAAGCCACCAACCCCACTTGAAGATGGAGAGAGAAAACCATTCCCAGAACACAAGCCACCAAAGGGTAAAGGAGAGAAGCCACCACACAAACCACCAACTGCCAACTGA